The Thermasporomyces composti region GGTCCTCACCGGCGTGCGCATCGAGATCGAGGGGTCCTCCGTCACGCTCGCCGCCACCGACCGCTACCGGCTCGCGGTCCGGGAGTTCACCTGGACGCCCGAGCGTCCGGACATGTCGGCCACCGCCCTGGTGCCGGCTCGCGTGCTCGCGGACACCGCCAAAGCGTTCGCCTCGGGCTCGGAGATCACGATCGCCCTCGCCAACCCCGGTTCGGGCACGGGCGAGGGCTTGATCGGCTTCGCCGGCTCCACCGGCGCGGTGATGCGGCGGACGACCACGCGCCTGTTGGAAGGGGAGTTCCCGAAGTACCGCACGCTGTTCCCGGCGGAGCAGCAGACCATCGCTCGCGTCGAGACCGGGCCGTTCGTCGAGTCGCTGAAGCGAGTGGCGCTCGTGGCCGAGCGGAACACCCCGATCCGCCTCACCTTGGACGACGGCATCGCCACCCTCGAGGCCGGCAGCAGCGACGAGGCGCAGGCGTCGGAGTCGATCGAGGCGTCGATCGAGGGCGAACCCTTGACGATCGGCTTCAACCCTCACTACCTGCTCGACGGGCTGAGCGCCATCGACGCGCCGATGGCGCAGTTCGCGTTCACCCAGCCCACCCGCCCGGCTGTGCTGACGGGTGTGTCCGAGTCCTCCGAGCCTGAGTCCGACTATCGATACCTGCTCATGCCGGTTCGGCTGCAACACTGAACGAGCGGCCTGGGAGGGGCCGGGAGAGCCGACGTCACCTGAGGGGATGCGTCACCAGGGGACCTTGGACGCGGCGTGGGCGCCCGTCCTGGTGCCTCACAGACGGGGCGGCCGGCATCGGCCCGGCCGTGGCGCCCCTCCTGGGGCCCGTACCCAGCCGGCCGGAGCAGAGAGGGGACGTCTGCCATGGAGATCGGGCTCGTCGGTCTGGGCAAGATGGGCGCCAATATGCGGGAGCGGTTGCGCGCCAAGGGGCACACCGTCGTGGGCTACGACAGGAATCCCGCCGTGTCGGACGTGTCGAGCCTGTCCGAGATGGTCTCGGCGCTCCCACGCCCCCGGGCCGTCTGGGTGATGGTGCCGGCCGGGGAGCCGACGAGGTCGGTGATCACCGACCTCGCCGAGCTCCTCGACGAGGGCGACGTGGTGGTGGACGGCGGCAACTCCCGCTGGACCGACGACCAGTACCACGCCGAGCTGCTCGGGCGTCGAGGTGTGGGCTTCGTCGACTGCGGCGTGTCCGGTGGGGTCTGGGGCAGAACCCAGGGATACGCGCTCATGTGCGGCGGAGACCCGGCCCACGTCGACCAGGTCCGACCGGTGATGGACGCTCTCAAGCCGGAGGGCGGGTTGGGCTTCGTGCACGCGGGTAAGGTCGGCGCCGGACACTTCGCGAAGATGGTCCACAACGGCATCGAGTACGGCCTCATGCAGGCGTACGCCGAGGGCTACGAGCTCCTGCAGACCACCAAGATCGTCGACAACGTCGCCGACGTGTTCCGCTCCTGGCGGGAAGGCACCGTCATCCGCTCCTGGTTGCTCGACCTGCTCGTGGAGGCGATGGAGTCGGGCGAGCTGGACAGGATCCGCGGCTACGCCGAGGACTCCGGGGAGGGGCGCTGGACCGTCGAGGCCGCCATCGAGCACGCTGTCCCGCTCCCGGTCATCTCGGCGGCGCTCTTCGCCCGCTTCACCTCCCGGCAACCGGACTCCCCCGCCATGAAGGCCGTGGCGGCGATGCGGAAGCAGTTCGGCGGGCACGCCGTCCTGCCGAGCTCCAGCGCGGTCCGCCCAGACACCGACGCGCCCTAGGCGGCCTCGCATCGACCCG contains the following coding sequences:
- the dnaN gene encoding DNA polymerase III subunit beta, which gives rise to MKFRVDRDVLADTVAWVARSLPNRPSLPVLAGMLIEARDGEIVFSGFDYETSARVSVPAEVAVEGTALVSGRLLADISRSLPAQPVDITAEGGKVVVTCRSARFTVQTLPTEDYPELPEMPTASGTVKADVFAHAVGQVAVAAGRDDMLPVLTGVRIEIEGSSVTLAATDRYRLAVREFTWTPERPDMSATALVPARVLADTAKAFASGSEITIALANPGSGTGEGLIGFAGSTGAVMRRTTTRLLEGEFPKYRTLFPAEQQTIARVETGPFVESLKRVALVAERNTPIRLTLDDGIATLEAGSSDEAQASESIEASIEGEPLTIGFNPHYLLDGLSAIDAPMAQFAFTQPTRPAVLTGVSESSEPESDYRYLLMPVRLQH
- the gnd gene encoding phosphogluconate dehydrogenase (NAD(+)-dependent, decarboxylating), yielding MEIGLVGLGKMGANMRERLRAKGHTVVGYDRNPAVSDVSSLSEMVSALPRPRAVWVMVPAGEPTRSVITDLAELLDEGDVVVDGGNSRWTDDQYHAELLGRRGVGFVDCGVSGGVWGRTQGYALMCGGDPAHVDQVRPVMDALKPEGGLGFVHAGKVGAGHFAKMVHNGIEYGLMQAYAEGYELLQTTKIVDNVADVFRSWREGTVIRSWLLDLLVEAMESGELDRIRGYAEDSGEGRWTVEAAIEHAVPLPVISAALFARFTSRQPDSPAMKAVAAMRKQFGGHAVLPSSSAVRPDTDAP